One region of Salvia miltiorrhiza cultivar Shanhuang (shh) chromosome 3, IMPLAD_Smil_shh, whole genome shotgun sequence genomic DNA includes:
- the LOC131014363 gene encoding pleiotropic drug resistance protein 3-like isoform X3 — protein sequence MTLLLGPPGCGKTTFLKALSGNLSTSLKMTGEISYNGYNVQDFVAPKVSAYVGQYDRHIPEMTVRETLDFSGRCQGVGNRAEILMELIRREKHENIVPHPDVDAFMKANVVEGQKTSIQTDYNLKILGLDTCADTLVGDSMKRGISGGQKKRLTLGEMLVGPTNVFFMDEISNGLDSSTVYQIVSYLQQLAHVTDATIIVSLLQPAPEIYDLFDDIILMAEGKIVYQGSRDEVLEFFDSFGFKCPARKEVAGFLQEIISPKDQEQYWYKSQETYNYVSVHMFSRKFKESDHGCKLTEELSAPFYKSKSQNISFNVSAYSLKKWALFRTCMSRELLLMKRNSFIYVFKSVQLVILASITMTVFLRTQMSVDLLHANSYLGALFYSLIILVVDGIPELSMTVARLAVFYKQRDLHFYPAWAYAVPATILKIPLSLLESAVWTCFTYYTIGYSPQASRFFRQMMVFFAVHLTSISLCRFVAAVFQTMVVSATVGSIVMLYMFLLSGFIIPKSSMPIWLKWAFWISPLSYGEIGLSLNEFLAPRWQKQLSGNSTMGRQTLENRGLYFDGHFFWISLGAMLGFVLLFNTGFTLALSFLKPPGSRAIISIEKLSELRGKELVGEVHSQKQFGISSTSSRAKSHRGFIYYRITGRVVLPFEPLSIVFQDVQYYVEPPKAMKKHIVSQKGLQLLHDITGAFKPGILTALMGVSGAGKTTLLDVLAGRKTSGTTEGVVKIGGYHKVQSTFSRISAYCEQTDIHSPQITVEESVIFSAWLRLDPQIHPKTKSDFVKEVLEIIELDGIKDALVGIPGVNGLSTEQRKRLTIAVELVANPSIIFVDEPTTGLDARAAAIVMRAVKNIADTGRTIVCTIHQPSIDIFEAFDELLLLKARGCMIYWGPMGRCSSKVIEYFEGISGVPKLKDGCNPATWMLEVTSASSEDELSIDFGEIYNKSTLHEDNKELVKRLGMPPSGSKDLHFPTRYAQTGWGQFKTCLWKQHWSYWRSPSYNLRRIIYMLNAAFLFGFLFWGQGQKLRDQQSLLTLLGSTYCSIIFSGIHNCQSVLSYISTERTVFYRERFAGMYASWAYSAAQVIIEIPYVFVQALIFTVITYPMIGYYLSAYKVFIYFYCIFCTLLYYTYLGMLVIAITPSFPVAATLQSAFYTTFNLFAGFFIPRPQIPKWWIWFYYVVPTSWSLNGILTSQYGDVEKEVTVFGETETVSGFLRKYFGFHHNMLPLVILVLTCYPILFASVFAYCIGKLNYQRR from the exons ATGACTCTACTACTTGGTCCTCCAGGCTGTGGGAAGACTACATTTTTGAAGGCTCTTTCAGGGAACTTGAGCACATCGCTCAAG ATGACAGGGGAGATTTCATACAATGGATATAATGTCCAAGACTTTGTAGCACCAAAAGTTTCTGCGTATGTAGGCCAATATGATCGGCATATCCCTGAAATGACTGTTAGAGAAACACTAGATTTTTCAGGTCGTTGTCAGGGCGTTGGAAATAGAGCAG AAATTTTGATGGAGCTCATCAGAAGGGAGAAACATGAAAATATTGTTCCACACCCTGACGTTGATGCTTTCATGAAG GCAAATGTTGTGGAAGGACAAAAGACAAGTATTCAAACGGACTACAATCTGAAA ATTCTTGGCCTTGACACTTGTGCTGACACGCTCGTTGGAGATTCCATGAAGAGAGGCATCTCTGGTGGTCAGAAGAAAAGACTCACACTAG GTGAGATGCTTGTTGGACCAACAAATGTTTTCTTCATGGATGAAATATCAAATGGTTTAGACAGCTCAACAGTATACCAGATCGTTTCTTACCTTCAACAACTGGCTCATGTCACTGATGCTACAATAATTGTTTCACTTCTTCAACCAGCTCCAGAAATCTATGATCTCTTTGATGACATCATCTTAATGGCTGAAGGAAAGATTGTGTATCAGGGATCTCGTGATGAAGTTCTTGAGTTTTTCGATAGTTTTGGATTCAAGTGTCCTGCAAGGAAAGAAGTGGCCGGTTTTCTTCAAGAG ATTATTTCTCCGAAAGATCAAGAGCAATACTGGTACAAATCTCAGGAAACATACAACTATGTTTCAGTTCATATGTTCTCAAGGAAATTTAAGGAGTCTGACCATGGATGTAAGCTTACCGAGGAGCTATCTGCACCTTTCTACAAGTCCAAGAGTCAAAATATTTCCTTCAACGTTAGTGCGTATTCACTTAAAAAATGGGCTCTTTTTAGAACCTGCATGTCAAGAGAACTTCTTCTTATGAAAAGGAATTCCTTCATTTACGTATTCAAATCTGTTCAG CTGGTCATATTGGCATCTATCACAATGACAGTATTTTTGAGGACACAGATGAGTGTCGATCTTCTCCATGCGAATAGTTACTTGGGAGCTCTATTTTACTCTCTGATTATCCTCGTTGTCGATGGTATTCCTGAGCTCTCCATGACTGTTGCAAGACTTGCAGTTTTCTACAAACAGAGAGACTTGCATTTCTACCCTGCCTGGGCATATGCAGTTCCAGCTACCATTCTCAAGATTCCTCTCTCGTTATTAGAATCTGCAGTCTGGACATGTTTTACTTACTACACAATTGGCTATAGCCCGCAGGCTAGCAG GTTCTTCCGCCAAATGATGGTGTTCTTTGCTGTTCACTTAACCTCTATATCATTGTGCCGTTTTGTGGCAGCAGTCTTCCAGACCATGGTTGTATCTGCAACAGTTGGTAGTATAGTAATGTTATATATGTTTCTACTAAGTGGCTTCATAATCCCAAAGT CTTCCATGCCAATTTGGTTAAAGTGGGCATTTTGGATTTCCCCTTTATCGTATGGGGAGATAGGCCTTTCTTTAAATGAATTTCTTGCTCCGAGATGGCAGAAG CAACTATCTGGTAATTCAACAATGGGACGTCAAACACTAGAAAACCGTGGGCTATATTTCGATGGACATTTTTTTTGGATATCTCTCGGTGCCATGTTGGGCTTTGTGCTACTCTTTAATACTGGGTTCACATTGGCCTTGAGTTTCTTGAAAC CTCCTGGTTCTCGTGCTATTATTTCAATTGAAAAACTCTCTGAACTACGTGGCAAAGAATTGGTCGGTGAAGTCCATTCACAGAAACAATTTGGAATTTCTTCCACAAGCTCCCGTGCTAAATCTCATAGAG GATTTATCTATTATCGTATCACAGGTAGAGTTGTTTTACCTTTTGAACCACTAAGTATAGTGTTCCAAGATGTGCAATACTATGTCGAACCGCCTAAG GCAATGAAAAAGCACATAGTTTCTCAGAAAGGACTGCAACTTCTTCATGACATTACTGGTGCATTTAAACCTGGCATCCTGACAGCACTCATGGGTGTAAGTGGAGCTGGAAAAACAACACTTCTTGACGTTCTTGCTGGTAGAAAAACCAGTGGTACTACGGAAGGAGTAGTAAAAATCGGAGGCTATCACAAAGTTCAAAGCACATTTTCAAGGATTTCAGCGTACTGTGAGCAAACTGACATACATTCTCCTCAAATCACCGTGGAAGAATCAGTTATTTTCTCTGCATGGCTGCGTCTTGATCCTCAAATTCACCCAAAGACAAAATCA GATTTTGTAAAAGAAGTTCTTGAAATCATTGAGCTTGATGGAATCAAAGATGCACTGGTGGGCATTCCAGGTGTTAATGGTCTTTCAACAGAGCAACGCAAACGGTTGACAATAGCTGTGGAACTTGTTGCTAACCCTTCAATCATCTTTGTGGATGAGCCTACAACTGGTCtggatgccagagcagcggcAATCGTCATGCGTGCAGTCAAGAACATAGCTGATACTGGGAGAACAATTGTTTGCACCATTCACCAGCCAAGCATAGATATATTTGAAGCATTTGACGAG TTATTACTTCTGAAAGCTAGAGGGTGCATGATCTATTGGGGACCTATGGGACGTTGTTCTTCTAAAGTGATCGAATATTTTGAG GGTATCTCTGGAGTGCCTAAACTAAAAGATGGATGCAATCCTGCGACATGGATGCTAGAGGTGACTTCTGCTTCTTCAGAAGATGAACTTAGCATAGACTTTGGCGAAATTTACAACAAGTCTACTTTGCATGA AGATAACAAAGAGCTTGTAAAGAGACTTGGTATGCCACCTTCTGGCTCAAAAGATTTACACTTCCCTACACGCTACGCTCAAACTGGATGGGGACAATTCAAGACCTGCCTCTGGAAGCAGCACTGGTCTTACTGGAGAAGTCCTTCATACAACTTGCGACGCATAATTTATATGCTTAATGCGGCTTTCCTATTTGGATTCCTGTTCTGGGGTCAAGGCCAGAAATT ACGAGATCAACAGAGTCTACTGACACTACTTGGTTCAACATATTGCTCCATTATATTCAGTGGCATACATAACTGCCAGTCGGTATTGTCATACATCAGCACAGAACGTACTGTGTTCTACAGAGAGAGGTTTGCTGGGATGTATGCTTCGTGGGCATATTCAGCTGCTCAG GTCATCATTGAGATCCCATACGTCTTCGTCCAAGCACTTATTTTCACAGTCATCACATATCCTATGATTGGATACTACTTGTCAGCATACAAGGTCTTTATATATTTCTACTGTATATTTTGTACGCTGCTATACTACACATATCTCGGGATGCTAGTGATTGCAATCACCCCAAGCTTTCCGGTGGCAGCCACTCTGCAGTCGGCCTTCTACACGACGTTCAACTTGTTTGCTGGCTTTTTTATTCCTCGTCCG CAAATTCCTAAGTGGTGGATATGGTTCTACTACGTGGTTCCTACTTCATGGTCATTGAACGGGATTCTTACGTCTCAATACGGAGACGTAGAGAAGGAGGTTACAGTATTTGGAGAGACGGAGACCGTATCAGGCTTTCTCAGAAAGTATTTTGGATTTCACCATAACATGTTACCTTTGGTTATTCTGGTATTAACTTGTTATCCTATTCTTTTTGCTTCTGTCTTTGCTTACTGCATAGGGAAGTTAAACTACCAAAGAAGGTGA